A single genomic interval of Corylus avellana chromosome ca10, CavTom2PMs-1.0 harbors:
- the LOC132164097 gene encoding uncharacterized protein LOC132164097 produces MEEIQHFSHEEHPLIFVEDFQNDGENEIVCFGCNKSVCGPAYQCSHCNFFLHKSCAELPHEIQYPLHLNHTLVLQTPSGKYICDACFKSCERCFFYHCNSCDFEIDIECASIEYASSWRTNTDNDHQHEFVPIFQLIHFTCELCGVDGNSVAQVCRICQFLVHAYCAWMPRRIKIMADRHFLTLIYLLGQVIKEHDDRVFCNLCYKKLNLKYAGYYCQQCGFVAHLNCARKNRIEANDIIDSSIEGEGILFKESEESEELKHWDHEHNLILSRKEVGVHHNKFCEGCIQLIISTTFYSCEQCNYFLHSTCARLPLKKQLPTHPCLLTLYQYGSQIGNTAHCFACHRRSHGFAYACSDCQYNLDVRCCSIPKIIEHEGHQHPLFLAPTSVQECNSCEERWNANGVFVCKEGDFALGFQCATLPLKVDYEHDPHPLSLSYTAEDDYGEYYCLICEEKRNPNHWFYYCIKCNFTAHPRCVVGRYPYIKYGRDFTWENHQHPLKFVRRTKSSHPCDLCGEIFDDDLALNCTQCKFIIHPWAKCTDKLLIK; encoded by the coding sequence ATGGAGGAGATCCAACATTTTAGCCACGAGGAGCATCCCTTGATCTTTGTGGAAGACTTTCAAAATGATGGCGAGAATGAAATTGTTTGCTTTGGGTGCAATAAATCGGTATGCGGTCCTGCCTACCAATGTTCTCACTGCAACTTCTTTCTTCACAAGTCATGTGCGGAGTTACCCCATGAGATACAATACCCTTTGCATCTAAACCACACCCTTGTTCTCCAAACACCATCAGGGAAGTACATTTGTGATGCCTGCTTTAAGAGTTGCGAAAGATGCTTCTTCTACCATTGCAATAGTTGCGATTTCGAAATTGACATCGAATGTGCTTCCATTGAATATGCTTCCAGTTGGCGAACTAATACAGACAACGATCACCAACACGAATTCGTTCCCATCTTTCAACTGATCCACTTCACTTGTGAACTTTGTGGTGTGGATGGCAACAGCGTTGCCCAGGTATGTCGCATTTGTCAATTCTTGGTTCACGCTTATTGTGCTTGGATGCCACGTAGAATCAAAATTATGGCAGATCGTCACTTCCTCACTCTCATCTATTTACTTGGTCAAGTCATCAAGGAGCACGACGATCGTGTATTCTGTAATCTCTGCTATAAAAAGCTAAACCTTAAGTATGCGGGTTATTATTGTCAACAATGTGGTTTCGTAGCCCACTTGAATTGCGCACGCAAAAATCGGATTGAAGCAAATGATATCATAGACTCAAGCATAGAGGGGGAGGGTATCCTCTTTAAAGAGAGTGAAGAAAGTGAGGAGCTCAAACATTGGGATCATGAGCATAACCTGATCCTCAGCCGCAAAGAAGTTGGGGTTCATCATAATAAGTTCTGTGAAGGTTGTATACAACTTATAATTTCCACTACATTTTATAGTTGTGAGCAATGCAATTACTTTCTCCATAGCACATGTGCTAGACTGCCCTTAAAGAAGCAgctcccaactcatccatgtCTGCTTACCCTCTACCAATACGGATCTCAAATTGGTAACACTGCACATTGTTTTGCTTGTCATCGTCGTAGCCATGGCTTCGCTTATGCATGTTCCGACTGTCAATACAATCTTGATGTCCGATGTTGTTCAATTCCAAAAATCATCGAGCATGAGGGTCACCAGCACCCCCTCTTCCTTGCTCCAACTTCAGTTCAAGAGTGCAATTCTTGTGAGGAGCGTTGGAACGCCAATGGTGTATTTGTTTGCAAGGAAGGTGATTTTGCCTTGGGTTTTCAATGTGCGACACTCCCACTAAAAGTGGACTATGAACATGACCCACATCCCCTCTCACTCTCTTACACCGCCGAAGACGATTATGGAGAATATTATTGTCTAATTTgcgaagaaaaaagaaatccaaaccATTGGTTCTATTATTGTATAAAATGCAACTTTACTGCTCATCCTCGATGCGTAGTTGGAAGGTATCCATACATTAAGTATGGAAGAGATTTTACTTGGGAAAATCACCAACACCCTCTCAAGTTTGTCCGAAGAACAAAGAGCTCTCATCCATGTGATTTATGTGGTGAAATTTTTGATGATGATTTGGCTTTAAACTGTACACAATGCAAATTCATCATCCATCCATGGGCTAAATGTACGGACAAATTGCTTATAAAATAA
- the LOC132164307 gene encoding protein VACUOLELESS GAMETOPHYTES-like isoform X1: protein MGAITDTIDSSIEEEGIDFEEGEEREELKHLGHEHNLILSRNQVEVHHNKLCEGCMQLIFAPFYSCEQCNYFLHSACARLPLKKRLPTHPHVLTLYPCGSQIGNTEHCFACQRRSHGFTYKCSDCEYSIDIRCCSIPKTFKHEGHQHPLFLAPSSVQKCNSCEGQRSANGVFVCTKCNFGLGFECATLPLKVEYEYHPHPLSLTYIIENDSEEYYCLICEEERNPNHWVYCCVKCNFTAHLRCVVGRYPYIKYGIDFTWKNHQHPLNFVRRTKDSRPCDECGKFFDDDLALNCRQCKFIIHPWYTCMGKMST, encoded by the coding sequence ATGGGAGCAATTACTGATACCATAGACTCAAGCATAGAGGAGGAGGGTATCGACTTTGAAGAGGGTGAAGAACGGGAGGAGCTCAAACATTTGGGTCATGAACATAACTTAATCCTTAGCCGCAACCAAGTCGAGGTTCATCATAATAAGCTTTGTGAAGGTTGTATGCAACTAATTTTTGCCCCATTTTATAGTTGTGAGCAATGTAATTATTTTCTCCATAGCGCATGTGCTAGACTACCATTAAAGAAGCGACTCCCAACTCACCCACATGTGCTTACCCTCTACCCATGCGGATCTCAAATTGGTAACACTGAACATTGTTTCGCTTGTCAACGCCGTAGCCATGGCTTCACTTATAAATGTTCCGATTGTGAATATAGTATTGATATCCGATGTTGTTCGATTCCAAAAACCTTTAAGCATGAAGGTCACCAGCACCCCCTTTTTCTTGCTCCAAGTTCAGTTCAAAAGTGCAATTCTTGTGAGGGGCAGAGGAGTGCCAATGGTGTATTTGTATGCACGAAATGCAATTTTGGCTTGGGTTTTGAATGTGCGACACTCCCACTCAAAGTTGAGTATGAATATCATCCACATCCTCTCTCACTCACTTACATTATTGAAAACGATTCTGAAGaatattattgtttgatttgcgaagaagaaagaaatccaAACCATTGGGTTTATTGTTGTGTAAAATGCAATTTTACTGCTCATCTTCGATGCGTAGTTGGGAGGTATCCTTACATTAAGTATGGAATAGATTTTACTTGGAAAAATCACCAACACCCTCTCAATTTTGTCCGAAGAACTAAGGACTCTCGCCCATGTGATGAATGCGGAAAATTTTTTGATGATGATTTGGCTTTAAACTGTAGACAATGCAAATTCATCATCCATCCGTGGTATACCTGTATGGGCAAGATGAGTACATAA
- the LOC132164307 gene encoding protein VACUOLELESS GAMETOPHYTES-like isoform X2: MGLDRSVLEVCTGLCKREREREKEKEVVQHFSQEEHQLMFVEELENEVVCSGCNKSVCGPAYKCSHCNFFLHKSCAELPPEIQHLAHPNHTLVLQTPSGIYICDACLKSCERCFFYHCNSCDFDIDIECASSWQTNTDDGHQHEFAHFFQLIHFTCELCGLDGNSVAQPT, translated from the exons aTGGGTTTAGATCGATCTGTGCTTGAAGTGTGTACCGGACTGTgtaagagggagagagagagagagaaagagaaggaagtaGTCCAACATTTTAGCCAGGAGGAGCATCAGTTGATGTTTGTGGAAGAGTTAGAAAATGAAGTTGTTTGCTCAGGTTGCAATAAATCTGTATGCGGTCCTGCCTACAAATGTTCTCACTGCAACTTCTTTCTTCACAAGTCATGCGCGGAGTTACCCCCTGAGATACAACACCTTGCGCATCCAAACCACACCCTTGTTCTCCAAACACCATCAGGGATTTACATTTGCGATGCCTGCCTTAAGAGTTGCGAAAGATGCTTCTTCTACCATTGCAATAGTTGCGATTTCGACATTGACATCGAATGTGCTTCCAGTTGGCAAACTAATACAGACGACGGTCACCAACACGAATTCGCCCACTTCTTTCAACTGATCCACTTCACTTGTGAACTCTGTGGTTTGGATGGCAACAGCGTTGCCCAG CCCACTTGA
- the LOC132164468 gene encoding uncharacterized protein LOC132164468, with product MEEIQHFSHKKHPLIFVEDLQNDGENEVVCSGCDKSVCGPAYKCSDCNFFLHKSCAELPTEIQHPVHPNHTLVLDAPSKIRFCDACLKCCERCFAYECRSCNFDLDIECASGWQTKPDDCHQHEFVPIMKHIPFTCEVCGEDRNSGAQICRICQLFTHAICAQRPRSIRIMADRHLLTLIYSLAKVIKEHEDDHVFCQLCYKKLSLKYAGYYCQQCDFVAHLKCAQRNRNIGASSDTIEGEEEGIEFEEGEEREELKHLDHEHNLILTRNQLEVHHNKLCEGCIQPIITAPFYSCEQCNYFLHSACARLPLKKRLPSHRHLLTLYARGDHCINGIFPCIACKRFSNGFVYGCQECDGYYCLDIRCCSIPKMIKNEGHQHSLFHAISSLEDCNACDSRCHPNGVFVCKECDFALGFECATLPLKVKYEHDPHLLSLTYTAENDSEEYYCLICEEERNPNHWFYYCVECNFAAHIRYVIGNYPYIKYGINFTRKDHQHPLNFVWKTKNSRPCDVCHETFKGDMALNCTQCKFVIHLQPRCMGKLHFDPWTKSEMYYMHHWSLLC from the coding sequence ATGGAGGAGATCCAACATTTTAGCCACAAGAAGCATCCCTTGATCTTTGTGGAAGACTTACAAAATGATGGCGAAAATGAAGTTGTTTGCTCTGGGTGCGATAAATCGGTATGCGGTCCTGCCTACAAATGCTCTGACTGCAACTTCTTTCTCCACAAGTCATGCGCTGAGTTACCCACTGAGATACAACACCCTGTGCATCCAAACCACACCCTCGTTCTTGATGCGCCATCAAAGATTAGATTTTGTGATGCGTGCCTCAAGTGTTGCGAAAGATGCTTCGCCTATGAGTGCCGTAGTTGCAATTTCGACCTTGACATTGAGTGTGCTTCCGGTTGGCAAACTAAACCTGACGACTGTCACCAACATGAATTTGTTCCTATCATGAAGCACATTCCGTTCACCTGTGAAGTCTGTGGTGAGGATCGCAACAGCGGCGCCCAGATATGTCGCATTTGTCAACTCTTTACTCATGCTATATGTGCTCAAAGGCCGCGTAGCATAAGAATTATGGCAGATCGTCATTTGCTCACGCTCATCTATTCACTTGCTAAAGTCATCAAGGAGCATGAGGATGATCATGTATTCTGTCAGCTTTGCTACAAAAAGCTCAGCCTCAAGTATGCGGGTTATTATTGTCAACAATGTGATTTCGTAGCCCACTTGAAATGCGCACAGAGAAATCGGAATATTGGAGCAAGTAGTGATACCATagagggggaggaggagggTATCGAATTTGAAGAGGGTGAAGAACGTGAGGAGCTCAAACATTTGGATCATGAACATAACTTAATCCTCACCCGCAACCAACTCGAGGTTCATCATAATAAGCTCTGTGAAGGTTGTATCCAACCTATAATTACCGCCCCATTTTATAGTTGTGAGCAATGCAATTACTTTCTCCATAGCGCATGTGCTCGACTACCCTTAAAGAAGCGACTCCCAAGTCACCGACATCTGCTTACCCTCTATGCAAGGGGAGATCACTGCATTAATGGTATCTTTCCTTGCATTGCTTGTAAGCGCTTTAGCAATGGCTTCGTTTATGGATGTCAAGAATGTGATGGTTACTACTGCCTTGACATCCGATGTTGTTCAATtccaaaaatgattaaaaatgaaGGTCACCAACACTCCCTCTTCCATGCTATAAGTTCACTAGAAGATTGCAATGCTTGTGATTCGAGGTGCCACCCTAATGGTGTATTTGTATGCAAGGAATGCGATTTTgctttgggttttgaatgtGCGACACTCCCACTCAAAGTTAAGTATGAACATGACCCACATCTTCTCTCACTCACTTACACGGCTGAAAACGATTCTGAAGAATATTATTGTCTGAtttgtgaagaagaaagaaatccaAACCATTGGTTCTATTACTGTGTAGAATGCAACTTTGCTGCTCATATTCGATACGTAATTGGGAACTATCCCTACATAAAGTATGGAATAAATTTTACTCGAAAAGATCACCAACATCCTCTCAATTTTGTCTGGAAAACTAAGAATTCTCGACCGTGTGATGTCTGCCATGAAACTTTCAAGGGAGATATGGCCCTAAATTGTACACAATGCAAATTCGTCATCCATCTGCAGCCGAGATGTATGGGCAAATTACATTTTGATCCATGGACAAAGTCAGAGATGTATTACATGCATCATTGGAGTTTGTTGTGCTAG